The region TACCAAAAGACAATTAGAAGCATTAGGTTTAGATAAAGTTTATCTTCAGGAAGTAATGGTTCCGCACTGGGTTCGAGGCGAAAAAGAAACAGCATATATTCTGGATGGAAAAGTAAAAACTACTGTGCCAATCTGTGCTTTAGGAGCTTCTATTGCGACTCCAAAAACCGGTATTACAGCTGAAGTAATCGAAGTTCAGGGAATAAAAGAATTAAACGAATTGGGTGCTGATAAAGTAAAAGGCAAAATTGTTTTTTACAATAGACCAATGAACCCTGAAAACATTGAAACTTTTACCTCTTACGGAGCTTGTGTCGATCAAAGATACGCAGGAGCTAAAGAAGCAGCTAAATTAGGAGCAGTAGGATCAATAGTGCGTTCAATGGGACTTCGTTTAGACGATTTTCCTCATACTGGAAACCAAAGCTATGGCGATTTACCAAAAGAACAATATATTCCAACAGCGGCAATCAGTACAAATGGAGCGGAATTATTGAGTAAATCTTTAAAAGCAAATCCGACTTTAAAATTTTATTTCAAACAATCATGTGAGACTTTACCAGATGCTTTGTCTTATAATGTAATTGGAGAATTAACAGGAACTGTAAATCCTGACAACATTATGGTTGTTGGAGGACACTTAGATTCCTGGGATTTAGCTGATGGTTCTCATGACGATGGGGCAGGAGTAGTGCAGAGTATGGAGGTAATCAGAATTCTTAAGAATTTAAATTACAAACCTAAAAATACGATTAGAGTTGTTTTATTTATGAATGAAGAAAACGGCGGAAGAGGCGGTGCTAAATATGAAGAAGTTTCAAAACAAAAGAACGAAAACCACATTTTTGCTTTAGAAAGTGATTCAGGCGGATTTTCTCCAAGAGGATTTTCTATTGAGGCAGACGATGCAAACTTGAAAAAAATACAAGGATTTAAAGACTTTTTTGAGCCTTATTTAGTACATAGTTTTACAATCGGCCATGCTGGTTCAGATATCAGTCATTTAACGTCTAAAGCGATTGTAAAAGCAGGTTTAAAACCAGATTCACAACGTTATTTTGATTACCACCACGCAGCAAATGATAAATTTGATGCTATCAACAAAAGAGAGTTAGAATTGGGTGCTGCAACGATGACTTCTTTGATGTATTTAATTGACCAAAACGGAATCGAATTGCCAAAAGCAAATTAAGATTTTTGGAATCGATATAGAAATAGGCTGTCATTTTTTGACAGCCTATTTTTTTATAAAAAAGATGAAACGTTGTTTGTATAAAAATTCCGTAGGAATGATTCATATTGTAGCAACGGATTTCAATCCATTGTGAGATTATGTAGGTTACAAAAAGTTCCATAGGAACGATCCATATAATAATCAATTTTTCATCACAATTAAATAATACAAATAGGTTATTGGAATATTAGAAAGCAATAATAAAATCTTAATTCCAATTTCTTTTCGCTGTTTTGGTAAATGAATGAATCTATCGCTCAAATGAACAAACATGATGAGGTTTACAATTATTGCAAATAAAGCAAACGGCCATGCAATAACAAGAACATTGGAACTTTCATTCGAAATAATATATAAACTAAACAATGCAGTTGTAATTACAAAAGAACCAATAGCAAGTTCAATAGATTGATTTTCTTTGAATGATTTATTATCAATTGTTTTCATAGAAATTAAATTTTAAAAGTTTGCTGAATAGACTGAACCGGAACTAAAAGCATTTTCGAAAAGTCCAGATAATGAAACGAAAGTGCTTTTTTTCCTTTTTTATATTGTTGAATAAAGTATTTCATACGTTTAGGATAAAAAATAGTTCCGGTTAAAATAACCATATACAAATACAAACTTCTTTTTCCGTTTCCGAAGAGGTAATACTGCATTCCGATTTCTTCATAAACCGAAACACCTGTATTAGTCAAAACATGAATAATGTCGTGATCTTCCAGTTTTTCCTGAATATCAAAATGATTGTTATAAAGAAAATTTCCCAAACCTAGTCCTAAACTTTCTTGCGGATAATCCAACAATTTAGTTTTATCAATTTTCCAAGGTTCATTTTTCTTGAAATATTTTTGATACGGTTTTTTAGAAGATTCATAAAGTTTTTCAATCAAATAATCTCTCATACATTATATTTTAAAAAGTTCTTTGAAATTCAAAGTTAATTGATAAATAAAAAGGCCAGCAATAATAAATCAACTGGCTTTTGTGATTTAGTATGTGTCTATGACAGTTTTTAATAAACTGGAATCGGCAAGGTCAGAAGGGGCAACGACTTTCTCATCCAGCGGAATATCATTACCATAACGTTCTTTTAATATTTTTTGGACTCTTGAATCTGTCAAATTAAAATCCTTTAATTCCCTTAGTTTTGATAATTCAATACCGGCAGCATTTTTATAAATCTTCCAAACCAGTTCAGAACAATAAATTCGATTATCTGTCCATTCAAAATAAGCATCATATTCTTTGCCATCAAACTGCTGGCTGTAGTCTTTCATTTTTTGCAAAACTTCCGGTTTTAAAACAGCATCATTTTTTAATCTTTTAACCACATATTTATTGTCTCTTCCATGTTTGATCCAATCTTCAAGCGGTGTTAGTTTCACAGGCTGAACGGCTTCAAAAACAAACCATTTTCCGTCAATATCATAAATAATGCCGCAATGCGAAAACTTAGAATTCGTTGCAATACGAACCGCCTCACATTGTTTAGATTCAGAAGTCTGAAAAATTACATCACCATCTTTGTATTTACTAACCACTGGCTTTTCCTGTTTAATTCCAGTAAACGGATTATTTGGAAAAACTTTTAGACTAATAAACAAAGCACACCCAAAACTGATGACGAATGTGATCAACGGAAATAAAAATTTCTTACTTTTCATAACATGATAATTAAAGTACTTTGAGTTACAAAGTAAATGATAAAAAAAATAGCTGCCAAATAAAATGACAGCTATTTTTCTAAATATATTTTTCAACAGCAATTAGATTCTGAAAATACCTCCAACAGCAATAATTCGTTGAAAATAAGTAAAGTGCTGAGACGCTTTATCTTCGTTGCTTATTGTAGTTTTAATATCCGGCATGTTAATGTAACCACCTTTTAACTCTCCCTGTACATAGAAGTGTTTGAAAAAAGTGATGTTAAGACCCGCTTTTGCAGAAACACCATAACCGGAAACATGAAAATCATCGTGACGTTCTTTACCTAAAATCGTAGTATTAGTTTTTGGATATAAAACACCGGCACCAATACCTTCGGTTAAGTTAATCTGTACTTTATCAATATTTGGTAAGCCAAACCATTTAGAAATATCATCAAATCTGGCAACTTCAGTATTAATGTAGTTCAAACCATCTGTATGCTCATACATCAAAAAAGCAGGACCGTTTGTATTTATTTCACCATTACCATAACCACCTTCTTTAGCTCCTCCCTGAGACATATCCACAGGAGTATTGTTGTAATTACCATTGTAAATTGATGCAGGATCATCTGAAGGCAAATTAATGTTTCCAGTAACATTTGCAATCTGATTTTGCGACATTACATATTTCATATGGTCTACACCAATGGTTACACTGTAATGATCACTAAAAAAGTAACCCAATCTCAGGTTAGTCTGAGGAATTGTCATATTTGCAGGATTGATATAATCAACATGCCATCCTTTCGGTTTGTCATGCGCTCTCATATCTTCAACTGTAAAGTCGTAACCATTACCTCTGAAACGTACATCAGATTTGGAGTAACTTTCTCTGTTTCCGCCCCACATTACAAAGAATTTCCCTTTGTTGTGTGCAGCGTATTTTTGTACCGGTATTTCTTCCTGAGCAAATGTGTTTAATGAAACACAAGCTAGTAAGAAAAATAAAATTTTTGTTTTCAAAGAACTTAATGTATTATAAAATTAAAATGCGTTAATTGTTTTTCTAATAGCCACCAACTTGTTCATTAAACCTTCAAAATAGTCTAAGTGTAACATGTTAGCGCCATCACTTTTTGCATTTGCAGGATCAAAATGCGTTTCAATAAAGATTCCGTCCACACCAACTGC is a window of Flavobacterium crocinum DNA encoding:
- a CDS encoding YiiX family permuted papain-like enzyme, with amino-acid sequence MKSKKFLFPLITFVISFGCALFISLKVFPNNPFTGIKQEKPVVSKYKDGDVIFQTSESKQCEAVRIATNSKFSHCGIIYDIDGKWFVFEAVQPVKLTPLEDWIKHGRDNKYVVKRLKNDAVLKPEVLQKMKDYSQQFDGKEYDAYFEWTDNRIYCSELVWKIYKNAAGIELSKLRELKDFNLTDSRVQKILKERYGNDIPLDEKVVAPSDLADSSLLKTVIDTY
- a CDS encoding M20/M25/M40 family metallo-hydrolase, which translates into the protein MKKTILLTALVLNGLLSSAQTNDEKNIKLFYKKALTEAKCYTWLEYLSNDIGARLSGSKGAAEAVEYTKRQLEALGLDKVYLQEVMVPHWVRGEKETAYILDGKVKTTVPICALGASIATPKTGITAEVIEVQGIKELNELGADKVKGKIVFYNRPMNPENIETFTSYGACVDQRYAGAKEAAKLGAVGSIVRSMGLRLDDFPHTGNQSYGDLPKEQYIPTAAISTNGAELLSKSLKANPTLKFYFKQSCETLPDALSYNVIGELTGTVNPDNIMVVGGHLDSWDLADGSHDDGAGVVQSMEVIRILKNLNYKPKNTIRVVLFMNEENGGRGGAKYEEVSKQKNENHIFALESDSGGFSPRGFSIEADDANLKKIQGFKDFFEPYLVHSFTIGHAGSDISHLTSKAIVKAGLKPDSQRYFDYHHAANDKFDAINKRELELGAATMTSLMYLIDQNGIELPKAN